The DNA region CGCAGTCCGTCAGGTCATTGCTCGGGCCTCCTGGTCACACGGACAAGCCAGGAAGACGGCCCCAGTCACTGTGAGATGTCACCGCCAACCCCGTGACCGGGCTGGAAGTTGCATCCCTCTTGCTGATGCCAGGCTCCGGGCCGAGGGCTCTCCCGGTCTGACAGACACGCTATCGCTTAGGCAGCGAGGGCGTAGTCGCGCTGAGTAGTGTCGGCGCTTATATTTTTTACAACGACGCTTATACGGTGGTCAGTTGCCTGCACCGGCACGCTTCTCCTTCATCGACGTTCGAAGTCGAAACCTGTCAGCCCCTAACGCCGCCAGCCGCGGAGAACGGCTGACAGGACGAGTATACCATTTGCGCGGTTCAGGACATCCCTTTTCGGGCTCTTCCGATTGCCCTGACGACTTCGCGGTCCGCGTCTCGTTTGGCGAGGTCTTGACGCTTGTCGTGCAGCTGCTTTCCTCGGGCGAGGGCGATTTCCACCTTGACTTTGCCCGCTTTGAAGTACATCGACAGGGGCACCAGGGTGGTGTTTCCTTCTCTGGTCTTGCCGACGAGGTTCTCGATCTCCCGCCGGTGCAGCAGCAGTTTGCGGGTCCGCGTGGGCGTGTGGTTGGTCCAGCTGCCGTTGCGGTATTCGGGTATGTGGACCCCGCGCAACCACACTTCGTCGCCGTCCACGGTGGCGTAGGCGTCGGAGAGGTTGGCGTGGCCCTCGCGCAGGCTTTTGACCTCGGTGCCCTGCAGCACCACCCCGGCCTCGTACACGTCCAGGATGGAATAGTCATGCCTGGCTTTGCGGTTGCGCGCGATCAACGCCTCGTTCGGGTCGTTTTTCTTCACGCTCTTCATAACTCAAAGAGGTTACCAGCCTGCGCACATGCTTTTCGCGCCTCAGCTGGGGGCTTTTTCTTCCGGGCTCGGGTTCCTTCGGGCTCCGGCCTTTTGGGCTCAGGTGCGCACGTACCAGCGCAAGGTCACGTACGCGGTCGAGGCCGCGAGCACAGCGCCGATGACTGTGACGAAGGGGGCGAGCTGCCACACGTCTGCGACGGAGACAGGGGCGATGAGGCCGGCGAGTTGGAAGTCTTGCAGGGAGTTCTGGAAGAAGACTTTGCGGGAGACGAAGAGCCCGATGACGGCGAGGAAGGAGCCGAAGAGCGAGGCGATGACGGCTTCGACGAGGAAGGGCAGCTGGGTGTACCAGCGGGTCGCGCCGACCAGGCGCATGATGGCGATCTCGTTGCGCCGGGTGAACGCGGCGATCTGCACCATGTTCGCGATGAGGAAGACCGCGATGACGGCGGTGATGACGGCCATGGCGAAGGCGACGTCTCTCGCCCCGTC from Segniliparus rotundus DSM 44985 includes:
- the smpB gene encoding SsrA-binding protein SmpB, whose product is MKSVKKNDPNEALIARNRKARHDYSILDVYEAGVVLQGTEVKSLREGHANLSDAYATVDGDEVWLRGVHIPEYRNGSWTNHTPTRTRKLLLHRREIENLVGKTREGNTTLVPLSMYFKAGKVKVEIALARGKQLHDKRQDLAKRDADREVVRAIGRARKGMS